The DNA segment CGCGGCAGCTTCGTATTCAGCCCCACGGCCGAAGATGTCACCTTCATCTGCGAATATCGCAAGATGATTGAAGTGCACGCCATGAAGTTCGCGCTGGGACGCAACAAGGGCGAGCTGATGGCGCGCATAAGCGACGTTACGGCGGCCATGGGCGCTGCCATGCAGAGCCATGACGCCGTGAGCTACGGAAAGCTCGATACCGACTTCCACCAGGCGTTCGTCGACTGCTCCGACAACCCCTATGTCCAGGATGCGTACCAACTTGTTTCAGGGCGGATCGCGGCGCTGCGAACGCATCTGACGCGGCCGATCGAACACCTGCGGCAATTGTCGTTCACCGAGCACCAGAAACTGGTCGAGCTCGTTGCCGCCGAAGACATCGACGGCTTCGGCCGCCTGATGGATGCCCATGTCGACAGAACCGGCGAAATCTACGTGGTCGCCCTCACCGGAGCCGGTGAGGACAACGACCAGGTTTCCGCCTGACGCTCCCGGGCGCGATCAATCTTCACCGCACCGGATAGCGTCTTCCCCTCCAAGACCGGACTTTTCATGAACCAAGCTGCAAAACTCAAAAACCGCCTTACACAGCCAGGGATCGTCATGGCGCCCGGAGCGCTCGATTCCATCAGCGCACGCCTCGTGGAACGCGCGGGCTTCGAGGCCATCTACATGACAGGATTCGGTGCAACGGCGAGCCGTATCGGCATGCCCGATATCGGCCTTTTGACACAGACGGAAATGACCGAGCACGCGCGCAACATGGTGCGCGCCACCTCGGTACCGGTCATCGCCGATGCCGATACCGGCTACGGCGGCCCGTCCAACATTCACCGGACGGTGCGTGAATATATCCAGGCGGGCGTCGCGGCGATCCATCTCGAAGACCAGGTGGCGCCCAAGCGGTGCGGCCAGATGGCCGGCATACGGCTGATGGATCTCGATGAAAGCGTGCTGCGGCTCAAGGCAGCCATCGAGTCGCGCGAAAACGACGACCTGCTGATCATCGGCCGGACCGATGCCATGCCGGCGGTGGGCGCCGAAGAAGCGATCCGCCGGGCGCATGCCTATCAGGATGCCGGTGTGGATCTCGTCTTCGTCGACGGCATCAAGAAGATTGCCGAGGTGGAAGCCGTGGCAAAGGCCGTCAAGGGGCCCAAGGTCGTTTCCATCGTCGATGGCAACGAGACCACGGCGCTGACCGCAAGAGACCTCGAAGAGCTCGGCTTCTCGCTCGTGTTCTATGCCGTCACGGGGCTCTTCACGGCGACGCGCGCCATGGCCGATGCATTCGCCAATCTCAAGCGCAACGGCACGCCGGCCAATGCGGCCGCCCAACACACCTATGCCGAGTTTGCCGACATCGTCGGCATCGGTTTCCACCAGTCACTCGATGACCGCTACGGGGCCCAGTAGATTTCATGACGTATCGCATCGTTCTTACCGACTACGAGTTTCCCGACCTTGCACCCGAGCGCGAGGTGCTCGCAGAGGCCGGGCTCGAACTCACCGCCTGCCAGGCCAAGAGCGAGGATGAACTCATCGCGGCCTGCGCCGGCGCCGACGCGGTCATCAACCAGTACGCGCAGCTGACGCCGCGGGTGATCCGTTCGCTCGACAAGTGCCGGATCATCTCCCGATACGGCATCGGCCTCAACACCATCGACGTTCCCACCGCCACGGAACTCGGCATCTATATCGGCAACGTGCCGGACGGATCGCTCGAAGAGGTGTCAGACCATGCGATCGCGCTGATGCTGTCGGTCGCCCGCGGCCTCGGCAAGTTCGATCGCGCTGTCAAATCCGGGCTGTGGGACTATACGGTCGTCAAGCCCCTCTACCGTCTGCGCGGGCGTACGCTTGGCCTTCTCAGTTTCGGCAATATTGCCCAGCGGGTGGCCATCAAGATGGCCGGTTTCGGACTGCGGATCATCGCGCACGATCCTTACGGCAATCCCGCGCGGGCGAAGGAACTGGGCGTCGAGCTGGTGGATCTCGACACCCTTTGCCGCGAGTCCGATTTCCTCTCCGTGCATGTGCCGCTGGTCGCCGAAACGCACCACATTCTTTCGACCGCGCAGTTTGCGCTGATGAAGCCGAGCGCGATCGTCGTGAATACGGCGCGCGGTCCGGTCATCGACGAGGCGGCCCTGGTGGCGGCGCTGCAGGACGGCCGGCTGGCCGGCGCGGGACTCGACGTATTCGAACAGGAACCGGTGGCCAAGGACCATCCCTTGCTCGGGATGGACAATGTGGTGCTGTCGTCTCACGCGGCCTGGTATTCGGAGGATTCCGAATATGAAATCCGCACCAAGACGGCGCGGAACGTGGTGGATGTCATGCAGGGTCGGCTGCCGACCTACCTCGCCAATCCAGCCGTGCGTGACCTGGCGCGCGGGCCGGTCGCGGCGGAGTAGGCCGGATGACCGACCGCTCGCTCGACGGACTGACGGCGCTGGTCACCGGCGCCGTCGGGGGTATCGGACAAGCCACTGTGCTTGAACTGGCCGCGCATGGCGCCAATGTGGTTCTGGCCGACCTCGCCGATGCCGAGGACCTGGCATCCGGCATTGCCGCCCGACATGGGGTCGCTGCGCTTGCGGTGCGGATGGACGTCACCGACGAGAGCAGCATCGCCACTGCGCGCGACCTCGTCGCGGCCCGCTTCGGCAGGGCCGACATCGTGGTCAACAATGCGGGCATCATGCAGCGCCTCAGCGCCGATCACCACACATTGCCGGCCAGCGATTTCACGCGGATGCTGGCAGTCCACGTGGCTGGCTCCGCACAGGTCTCGGCCGCATTTCTTCCGGCCATGCGGGACAATCGCTTCGGCCGGATCATCAATCTCTCCTCGGTTATCGGCCATGTGGGCCTTGGACGGCGGACAGCCTATTCGACCGCGAAGGCGGCCATTGGCGGCCTGACCCGCGGGCTCGCACTCGAAAATGCGCGCTGGGGCGTCACCGTCAACGCCATTGCACCGGGCTATGTGATGACCGACGTGCTGCGCGCCAAGATCGCGGCCGGCACGCTGGATTACGACCGTTTCGCAGAGCGATCCGCCGTCGGCCGCTGGGCCACACCGGACGAAATCGCGCGCGTCATCCGTTTTCTCGCAGAACCCGGTTCGGGCTTCATCACCGGGGTCGACTGGCTCGTGGATGGCGGGTTCTCCATCAATGGCAATCCGGGCGAGGACGTGGGCCCGATCGTGCCGTTCGAGGCTATACAGGGATAGGATAGCGCGCATGAAGACCTCCATCGCCACTGTCTCGATCAGTGGAGACCTGCGCGAAAAGCTGGACGCCATAGCCGGTGCCGGATTTCATGGCGTGGAAATCTTCGAAAACGACTTCCTGATCTACGACGCGTCGCCGCGTGAGGTCGGGCGCATGGTTCGCGACGCCGGCCTGGCGCTCACCCTGTTCCAGCCATTCCGCGATTTCGAGGGCATGCCCGAGCCGTTCAGGCAACGCGCCTTCGACCGTGCCGAGCGCAAGTTCGACATCATGGGCGAACTGGGCGCGGACCTCATGCTGATCTGTTCGAGCACGTCCCAGGTTGCCCTGGGCGGCATCGATCGCATCGCCAACGACTTTGCGGAACTGGGTGAGCGCGCGGCAAAACGTGGCCTGCGCGTCGGATACGAGGCATTGGCATGGGGCCGCCACGTCAGCGACCACCGGGACGCCTGGGAGGTGGTGCGCCGAGCCGATCACGCCAATATCGGACTGGTGCTCGACAGCTTCCACACGCTGTCACGCCGGATCGACGTCAACTCCATCCGTGCCATTCCGGCCGACAAGATCTTCATCGTGCAGCTGGCCGACGCGCCGGACTTCGACATGGACCTGCTCTACTGGAGCCGCCACTTCCGGAACATGCCCGGAGAGGGCGACCTGCCAGTCGTCGATTTCATGCGCGCGGTATCGGCGACGGGCTATGACGGGGTGATCTCGCTCGAGATCTTCAATGACCAGTTCAGGGCCGCCGACAGCCGGGCCGTCGCAGTGGACGGCCAGCGGTCGCTGCTCAATCTGATGGACCAGGTGCAGCGCGCCGAACCGCAGCTCGCGATCAACCTGCCCGCCATTGCGCCACCGGTAGAGGTGGAGCGCGTCGAGTTCGTGGAGTTCACGGCCGACCGCCATGCCGCCGAGCCGCTGGTCGCCATGCTCGGCGCGATGGGTTTCCGCCACACCGGCCAGCATCGCAGCAAGGACGTCGCGCGCTACGAGCAGGGCGGGATCTCGGTCGTCGTCAACAGCGACAGTCGCGGCCTCGCCCATCGGACCTTCCAGACCCGTGGTCTCAGCGCCTACGCCTTTGGCGTCCGGGTGCCAGATGCCGCGGCGGCGCTCGATCGTGCCGTGGCCCTTGGCGCAAAACCGTTCACGCAGAACCTTAAGAGCGATGACCTGAACCTGCCCGCAGTGAAAGGGGTCGGGGGCGGCCTCGTCTACTTCTTCGATGACAGCGAGGCGCTGGCGAAGGTGTGGGACACCGAGTTCGTTGCGCTGGGCAGTCCCGAACCGATTGCCGATGCCGGGCTGGGGCGGTTCGACCATATCGCCCAGTCCATGCCCTATGACGAGATGCTGCGCTGGCTGCTGTTTTATTCGTCCACCCTCAAGGTGGAGAAAACCCCACTCGTCGACATCATCGACCCCTCTGGACTGGTGCGTAGCCAGGTGGTTCAGAACGATGACCGAAGCCTCCGCATCACGATGAACGGGGCAGAAAATCCGGCGACCGTGGCTGGGCAATTCCTGGCCGAGACGCTGGGCGCGGGCATTCAGCACCTCGCCTTTGCCAGCGACGACATCTTCGCCACCGCCGAAATCCTCCAGAGCCGGGGCTTCGTTCCGCTGCAGATTTCGCCCAACTACTATGAGGATCTTGAAGCGCGCTTCGGCCTCGACCCCGATTTCGTGGCCCGCCTCAAGCGCCATCAGATCATGTATGACGAAGATGCCGGGGGGCGTTACCTCCAGCTCTACAGCCCGATCCTGAGCGGCGGCTTCTTCTTCGAGATCGTCGAGCGTCAGGGATATGACGGGTATGGCGCAGCCAATGCCATTTTCCGCATTGCGGCGCAGCGCCGCCTCGTTGGCTCCCGCGCCATGCAGTCAGGACGCGCCGCGACCTGACCGAGGCCTTCCCAGATCGTCGCGACACAAGATACCCGCGCCGGTCGGGCGCGGGTGTCAACTTGGGCGGATCAGCGCGCCGGGTTTTCAGCGAGCGCCTGGGCCGACAGTTTCGACCGCCGGTTGCGAATGGCGGAATAGACGGTCCAGACCAGAAGCGCGGCAGTGATGGCCAGCACCGTCGCCGAGATCGGGCGATCGATGAAGGTCGAGAAATTGCCCCGCGACATCAGCATGGACCGGCGGAAATGTTCTTCCATGAGCGGCCCTAGGACGAAGCCCAGCAGGAGCGGCGCAGCCGGCCAGTCGAAGATGCGCATCAGGTATCCGAGCATACCGAAACAGACGACCAGCCACACATCGAAGGCTGAATTGCTGACCGTGTATGTGCCGATGCAGATGAACATCAGAACAGCTGGATAGAGCAAGTGATAGGGGATCATCAGCAGCCGCACCCATACCCCGATCAGCGGCACGTTGAGGATGACCAGCATCAGATTGCCGATCCAGAAGCTCATGATCAGCCCCCAGAACAGCGCCGGCTGTTCGGACACGAGGCTCGGTCCGGGGGAGATGCCGTGGATCATCAGGGCACCCAGCATCAGGGCCATGGTCGGGCTGCCGGGAATGCCGAGTGACAGCGTGGGAATAAAGGATGTCTGATCGGCCGAGTTGTTCGACGATTCGGGCGCCATGATGCCTTCGATGGCGCCCTTGCCGAACCGCTCGGGCTCGCGGGCGACACGCTTTTCGACCGCATAGGACATGAAGGCTGCAACCGATGGGCCCGTGCCCGGCAGCGTGCCGAAGAAGGCGCCGATGCCCGAGCCACGAGCCATGGGTGCCCACGAGCGCCGAACATCGTCCTTTGTTGGCTTCATGGCCTTGAACTTGACGCTTGCAGGATCGATGTCGCCGACCTTGATCTTGCGCACCGAGCCGATGATTTCGGCGACGCCGAATATGCCCATGGCAAGCGCCACCAGATTGATTGCGTCGGTCAGTTCGAGAATGCCGAAGGAGAAACGCGGCGTGCCGGTATAGATATCGGCGCCCACCGTGCCGCACATGATGCCAAGAACGACCATGGCGAGCCCCTTGACCGCCGACCCCTCGGATATGGTCGAGGCGGCCACGAGACCCAGGATCATCAGCGAGAAGTATTCGGCCGAGCCGAATTGCAGCGCATAGGATGCGATCACCGGTGCGAACATCATGAGCAGCATGATGCCGATGGAGCCGCCGATAAAGGACGCCACGGTGGTCATCAGGAGGGCAACGCCACCCCTGCCCTGCCGGGCCATGGGATAGCCATCGAGACAGGTCACGGCATTGGCGGGAGAGCCGGGAATGTTGAGCAGGATCGAGGCGGTATTTCCGCCATAGCTCGACCCGTACCAGATGCCGGCGAGCATGATGAGCGCCGTCGTGGGATCGAGATAGAAGGTGAGCGGAAACAGCAACGACATGGCGGCCAGGTGGCCGATGCCGGGAATGACGCCGACCAACGTTCCCAGGAACACGCCTAGAAAGCAGTAAAGCAAGTTCTGCCAGGTCAGGGCGGTGTCGAGACCGAGCGCAATATTGGAAAATATATCCATGGGAATGCCCCTCCTAGAAGGGCCAGCGGAACATCGGGATCGGCAAGCCCAGCCCGACGCTGAAGATCAGCCAGGACATGAGGCAGAGCGACCCGGTGAGAATGATCAGGCTGACCGGACGGATCTTGAGTTCGGCGAGCGATGAGATCACGACCACGGCGATAACAGCAGGAAGCAGGCCAAGCGGACGCACCATGAGGGCAAAGGCGGCCACGCCGCTGAGTACAAAGATCGGCGTCCAGATACGGATTTCGGGCATGACGCCCGGTCGGAAAAATGCAGGCACGGCCTGCATGATGCCAAAGCCGGCGAGAATGATGCCGAGCGCCACCGGAAACATGCCCGGGCCCATGCGGTTGATGGAGCCCAGTTCATAATTGGCGAAGGCGTATCCGGAGAAGGCGAGCCCGACGAGGATCAGCAGGGCTCCGCCCATGATGTCCCGATAATCACGCGACAGCATGCACATGCTCCTTTGAGAGGATGCGGTATGACGGATGGAAAGGAAAGGAAACCGGGGCGCCCCGAATGGAAGCGCCCCGGTGGAGATCAGTTGGCGTAGACGCCGGCCGCTTCGATGATCGGCCGCCACAGGTCGATCTCGCTGCGCACCTTGGCTTCCAGTGCCTCGGAGGTGGCGTCCTCGGCAGAGGACGGGCTCGTGCCCAGATCGGCGAAGCGCTCGATGACGGTGGGGTCGGCGAGGGCAACCTGGAGGGCTTCGGAAAGCCGGGCAACGATTGCCTCGTCGGTGCCGGATGGCGCGTATAGGCCATGCCAGATCGAGACGCCGAACTCGGGCAGTCCGCCTTCCGCGGTCGTCGGCAGGTCGGGGAGACTGTCGAGGCGTTCCGGGACGGTCACAGCAAAGGCCTTGATCGAGCCGTCACGGATCTGGGTGGTGGTGTTGGTGGTCTGGTCGCACATCAGATCGACCTGGCCGCCCATGAGATCGGTCACGGCCGGACCGGTGCCCTGGTAGGGAATGGGCGTAAGCTGGGTGTCGATGGCATTCATGAACAGCAGGCCGCAAAGGTGGCTCGCCGCGCCGATGCCGGCATTGGCGTAGAGCACCGCCTCGCCTTCGGTCTTGGCCCACTCGATGACCTCCTCGAGCGAATTCTGCTCGAGGTCCGAACGGCCGACGAAGACCATGGGCACTTCGGTCACCAGCCCGACATATTCGAAGTCTTCGGTCGCGCTGTAGGGAAGCTCA comes from the Devosia lucknowensis genome and includes:
- a CDS encoding C-terminal binding protein; amino-acid sequence: MTYRIVLTDYEFPDLAPEREVLAEAGLELTACQAKSEDELIAACAGADAVINQYAQLTPRVIRSLDKCRIISRYGIGLNTIDVPTATELGIYIGNVPDGSLEEVSDHAIALMLSVARGLGKFDRAVKSGLWDYTVVKPLYRLRGRTLGLLSFGNIAQRVAIKMAGFGLRIIAHDPYGNPARAKELGVELVDLDTLCRESDFLSVHVPLVAETHHILSTAQFALMKPSAIVVNTARGPVIDEAALVAALQDGRLAGAGLDVFEQEPVAKDHPLLGMDNVVLSSHAAWYSEDSEYEIRTKTARNVVDVMQGRLPTYLANPAVRDLARGPVAAE
- a CDS encoding tripartite tricarboxylate transporter permease; this translates as MDIFSNIALGLDTALTWQNLLYCFLGVFLGTLVGVIPGIGHLAAMSLLFPLTFYLDPTTALIMLAGIWYGSSYGGNTASILLNIPGSPANAVTCLDGYPMARQGRGGVALLMTTVASFIGGSIGIMLLMMFAPVIASYALQFGSAEYFSLMILGLVAASTISEGSAVKGLAMVVLGIMCGTVGADIYTGTPRFSFGILELTDAINLVALAMGIFGVAEIIGSVRKIKVGDIDPASVKFKAMKPTKDDVRRSWAPMARGSGIGAFFGTLPGTGPSVAAFMSYAVEKRVAREPERFGKGAIEGIMAPESSNNSADQTSFIPTLSLGIPGSPTMALMLGALMIHGISPGPSLVSEQPALFWGLIMSFWIGNLMLVILNVPLIGVWVRLLMIPYHLLYPAVLMFICIGTYTVSNSAFDVWLVVCFGMLGYLMRIFDWPAAPLLLGFVLGPLMEEHFRRSMLMSRGNFSTFIDRPISATVLAITAALLVWTVYSAIRNRRSKLSAQALAENPAR
- a CDS encoding bifunctional sugar phosphate isomerase/epimerase/4-hydroxyphenylpyruvate dioxygenase family protein, yielding MKTSIATVSISGDLREKLDAIAGAGFHGVEIFENDFLIYDASPREVGRMVRDAGLALTLFQPFRDFEGMPEPFRQRAFDRAERKFDIMGELGADLMLICSSTSQVALGGIDRIANDFAELGERAAKRGLRVGYEALAWGRHVSDHRDAWEVVRRADHANIGLVLDSFHTLSRRIDVNSIRAIPADKIFIVQLADAPDFDMDLLYWSRHFRNMPGEGDLPVVDFMRAVSATGYDGVISLEIFNDQFRAADSRAVAVDGQRSLLNLMDQVQRAEPQLAINLPAIAPPVEVERVEFVEFTADRHAAEPLVAMLGAMGFRHTGQHRSKDVARYEQGGISVVVNSDSRGLAHRTFQTRGLSAYAFGVRVPDAAAALDRAVALGAKPFTQNLKSDDLNLPAVKGVGGGLVYFFDDSEALAKVWDTEFVALGSPEPIADAGLGRFDHIAQSMPYDEMLRWLLFYSSTLKVEKTPLVDIIDPSGLVRSQVVQNDDRSLRITMNGAENPATVAGQFLAETLGAGIQHLAFASDDIFATAEILQSRGFVPLQISPNYYEDLEARFGLDPDFVARLKRHQIMYDEDAGGRYLQLYSPILSGGFFFEIVERQGYDGYGAANAIFRIAAQRRLVGSRAMQSGRAAT
- a CDS encoding GntR family transcriptional regulator, with amino-acid sequence MKQMRLEQPKSLAEMVAVRLRQAIIDGEIGLGESIAEEKLAESFGVSRTPVRDALIQLEQQGLVVIQPKRGSFVFSPTAEDVTFICEYRKMIEVHAMKFALGRNKGELMARISDVTAAMGAAMQSHDAVSYGKLDTDFHQAFVDCSDNPYVQDAYQLVSGRIAALRTHLTRPIEHLRQLSFTEHQKLVELVAAEDIDGFGRLMDAHVDRTGEIYVVALTGAGEDNDQVSA
- a CDS encoding SDR family NAD(P)-dependent oxidoreductase, which gives rise to MTDRSLDGLTALVTGAVGGIGQATVLELAAHGANVVLADLADAEDLASGIAARHGVAALAVRMDVTDESSIATARDLVAARFGRADIVVNNAGIMQRLSADHHTLPASDFTRMLAVHVAGSAQVSAAFLPAMRDNRFGRIINLSSVIGHVGLGRRTAYSTAKAAIGGLTRGLALENARWGVTVNAIAPGYVMTDVLRAKIAAGTLDYDRFAERSAVGRWATPDEIARVIRFLAEPGSGFITGVDWLVDGGFSINGNPGEDVGPIVPFEAIQG
- a CDS encoding isocitrate lyase/PEP mutase family protein; protein product: MNQAAKLKNRLTQPGIVMAPGALDSISARLVERAGFEAIYMTGFGATASRIGMPDIGLLTQTEMTEHARNMVRATSVPVIADADTGYGGPSNIHRTVREYIQAGVAAIHLEDQVAPKRCGQMAGIRLMDLDESVLRLKAAIESRENDDLLIIGRTDAMPAVGAEEAIRRAHAYQDAGVDLVFVDGIKKIAEVEAVAKAVKGPKVVSIVDGNETTALTARDLEELGFSLVFYAVTGLFTATRAMADAFANLKRNGTPANAAAQHTYAEFADIVGIGFHQSLDDRYGAQ
- a CDS encoding tripartite tricarboxylate transporter TctB family protein, producing MLSRDYRDIMGGALLILVGLAFSGYAFANYELGSINRMGPGMFPVALGIILAGFGIMQAVPAFFRPGVMPEIRIWTPIFVLSGVAAFALMVRPLGLLPAVIAVVVISSLAELKIRPVSLIILTGSLCLMSWLIFSVGLGLPIPMFRWPF
- a CDS encoding tripartite tricarboxylate transporter substrate-binding protein — translated: MIKPLVLAAGLAALAGTTAFAQSYPTQPITIVVPFAAGGPTDTVTRLVARAMSEDLGQNIVVENVGGAGGTLGAARVAQAEANGYTLLLHHIGMATAETLYRELPYSATEDFEYVGLVTEVPMVFVGRSDLEQNSLEEVIEWAKTEGEAVLYANAGIGAASHLCGLLFMNAIDTQLTPIPYQGTGPAVTDLMGGQVDLMCDQTTNTTTQIRDGSIKAFAVTVPERLDSLPDLPTTAEGGLPEFGVSIWHGLYAPSGTDEAIVARLSEALQVALADPTVIERFADLGTSPSSAEDATSEALEAKVRSEIDLWRPIIEAAGVYAN